In Solidesulfovibrio carbinoliphilus subsp. oakridgensis, the sequence GAAATCGACTTTCCTCAAGCACGTCATGGAATCCATGACGCAGCGAAATCCCGAAAAAGCCTATTTCAGCATCGAAGATCCACCGGAATATCCTTTGATGGGTGTCCGGCAGGTGATGATCAGTTCCAATGACCGGGAACATCGGGCTGAGGCCTACTGCGATGCGATTGCCGGAGCAATGCGTTCCGATCCGGATGTCCTGATGATCGGTGAAATCCGTTATGAAGAGGCTGCCGTGGCAGCCATCGACGCGGCGCTCACGGGCCATTCGGTTTGGGCAACGATCCATGCAAATAACGCCATGGGAATCATTGCCCGTTTGGTCAGTATCCTGGCGACGCATTATCAAAATCCCCTGGAGCAGTTGTGTGATCACAATGTCTTGGCCGGACTGGAATACCAGCGACTCCTGCCGATGCTTTGCCCGAACTGTAAGATCCGACTCTTCGATATTCCGGTTGGTGAACGGGAACGCTACCTTCCGGAAGATGTCGCCATTCGTCTGAGTCGGGCGCTTGATGATCGTGAAAGCGTCTTTGTCCGAGGTGCTGGCTGCGAAAGATGCCGGAAGCGCGGTCTGATCGGTCAGACGGTCGCAGCCGAGATCATTGCCACCGATCAGGAAATGCTCGGCTACTTGCGAGAGGGCAACTTTCCCCGCGCCCAGGAGTATTGGCTCCAGAAAAAAGGCGGCCACAGCTACATCGATCATGCCATCGATCTCATTCAAAGTGGTCTGGTTGATCCCTACATCGCCGAGGAACGTCTCGGAGTGCCCCTCAATTTCAACCAGGTCTTCGTGGCCGGGGGGCGTTGATGCGCAGGTATTATGGGGAACTCCTGGCCCGCTTGGCCTTTAGCGGTTCAGTCCGCCAGCGTGTGTGGAAAAAACTGGCGGCCCAGACGCGGCACGGAATGAGTCTGGATCAAAGCCTTCGGCAGATGCGATCGCGGGCCCTGTCACGACGATCTCCCCTGTCTTTCGTCTATACCCGGGTCCTCGAATATCTTGGCCTCGGCCATAGCCTGGGCGCGAGCCTGACGGAATTTGCGTCGTCGGAAGAGGTGATGCTCATTTCAAGTGGCCAGCGCTCAGGCCGGTTGGCCGAAGGCCTTGAGCTGGCCGCGGATCTCCTGGCTGCCCGTCAAAAAATCATCAAGGCGGTGGTCGGCTCCCTGGCCTATCCTGTCTTTCTCTTTGGCATGTGCATCGTCTTATTGCTGGTCGTCTCCATCATGGTGATGCCCAAATTCGCCATGCTGTCCGATCCTCGCAAGTGGCAAGGCGCACCAGCGCTCTTTTATAAAATGACTTCCTTTGTGGCTTCCGTATCAGGAACCATCACGCTCGTGGTTCTTTTTTGTCTATTTTTGGCGTCAATCTTTACGTTACCTTATTGGACGGGAAAGTTTCGACTGTATGTTGAAAAAATACCTCCTTGGTCAATTTATCGAATCACCGTGGGCTCTGTGTGGCTCTATACATTATCGACTCTTATGCGCTCAGGTATTCAACTCTCTCATATCCTGGAGAGCATGATAAACTCGGATACAATTACACCATATCTGAGAGAGCGAATTGAAGCCATTTCGTTGGAAAACGGAACCGGAAAAAATCTTGGTGAGGCAATGTACGATTGCGGATTGGACTTTCCGGACCAGGAACTGATCGATGATCTCCGGGTCTATGCTCTTCTCCCCGGTTTCTATCGTCAAATGCATCAACTGGCTCAAGGGTGGATGTATGATGGCGTCGATCTTGTCCAAAGGCAATCGCGGGTCATGAATCTGATGGGGATTGTCTTGATTACTGGAGTTGTCTCGGTTTTGGCGGTTGCTATCGGTTCTTTGCAATCACAACTCTTACCGACTGGAGCGTATTGACATGACTCTTCTTGAAACACTTGGCGCTATTCTGGTTGGTCTCATTGTTCTGGCTGGAGCTGCATTGGGCCTTAATGCCGCTTTTTCATCCTCGAAGTTAGGTGAAACGGAGCAAAACCTTGTGACACTTCGAATGCAGGTCCAGCATATGTTTTCCGGAAATGCCGATTACGCCGGTCTTGATAATGCCCTGGCCCTCAAGGCTGGAGTGGTTCCGAAGTCATTTATTAAAGGTGAATATTTGAAGAATGCTTTTGGTGGTGAAATTACGTTGGCACCTGTTAGCACAGATGCTGGTTTCTCCATCGAACTTACCAGCATCCCGCAGGAAGAATGCACCAAGTTGGCAAAGTTTCAGACAGATGCTTGGCTTGGAGTCGATGTGAATGGTCACGAGGTGAATCGTCTGTCCGATACTGTGGTGTCCGACATTGTGGGATTTTGTGAAGACAGCAATACGATCCTTTTTACAGCGAGATAGTTATGCTGGTTGATCTGTCGTTTTCTGATTTGATCATTTTACCGGACGGGTCCGCCCGGCTCAAGGGATGTCCGGAAACAGGACAGCAACTTATTCCCGTCCCAGCGGACTGTACGGATGAGATCAAGGATTTGCCCAATCGATTGACGGACGCCGTGTTGTCTCGTCGCCATATGGACCCCGCTACAGGAATGCGCGTGGAATCTGGAACCATTCGATTTCACCATCAAGGCATCCATTATCGGGTGGCCGACATTCAAGATGTCAACTCGGGTCGGACATGGTTTTTACGGCGATTGGCTGAGCGTGTCCCTGACCTGACCGGATTGGGATTACCTCCCTACCTCTGCGAGTGGCTGCTGCTGGAGGATCAACGGCAGGGGCTCGTCTTGGTTGCCGGCGCGCAGGCCTCGGGCAAAACCACGACGGCCAGCGCCTTGGTGGCAGGCCGGTTGATGCGCCATGGCGGTCATGGCGTCACGTTCGAGAACCCGGCGGAACTCCCCTTGGGCGGCAGTTGGGGGGAGCACGGCCACTGTTTCCAGACCGAGATCCAAGGCGAGCACGAATTGCCCGAGCAAATCAAGCGCGCCCACCGCTACGCCTCTCCGAATATCATTTTTATTGGAGAAATCCTCACCAAGTATGCAGCGCTGGAAGCCTTGCGCGTGGCTCTCGGCTCCAAACAACAATTGGTGGTCGCTACGATCCACGGGCTTGATGTCATCGCGGCATTGGAGCGGCTTATCAATTGGGCGCAAGAATTTGATGGTAATAATGCTTGCGAAAATTTGGCCAACTCACTTTTGGCTATCATTCTTCAAGACCTCGAAGGTGAGCCCAAATGGCAGAAGATTTCCCAATACCTGCTTCTCCCTTTCGTGGCTCCGAACCCGGAAAGTTCCATGCGGGTAAAAGGCATTCGGGCCAAATTGCGGGAAAGGCAATTTCACTCCCTCCATGATGACATGCGTGAACTTCGCAATCGGATCGCGGATCACGGCCTGAAGGCTATATAATGAAACCCATGGCATTCCTTATGATCCTTCTCGGCGTCATGGCCATGATCTACGTTGGCAACATGACGTCCCAGGATGAACAGCGGACAGAAGCGATAGCCCTTAACTTCGCTCATTACCGCAATGAGGTGCACCGCTATGTATTTGAAGGTCACAAGGCTGCCGGCGACATTGCGGTCTCATCGCTGGACCTGCCTACGGGGTGGACCATGTTGCGCCCCTGGCAGGCCCGCATCGAGGCGGGATGTCTCTATGTGTGGGGAGAGGCCTCGCCGGAGGAGATCGCGGCCGTGCGGGATCTCTACTGGGGAAGCTACGCCATCGGCCGCGCGGCCGGGGGCAGGCTTGATCCCGGATACGGCGGCACAACCCCAATCCCCTCGTTCGTCGCCGCGGACTCGCTCGTGAGCGTCGTCAGCGTGGAGTAAGGCATGAAATTAATCGAAACCATCGGGGCCTTGTTGATCCTGGCCATCATGCTCCCCGTGCTTTTCAATCTGTGGTCGCTGGGTTCCAACGAAATCGAAAAGCGCCAAGCCGCCGACCAACTGGCGGCGGTGACCAAGGCCGCTGCCGGTTATGTCCGCAAGCACCAGACCGATCTTCTGGCGCAGGCCACGGCCAGCAGCGGCCCATCCATCAGTACCGACCCGTTGGTGGCCGAAGGCTTCCTGCAGGATGGTTTTCAGGGACACAATGTCTGGGGGCAGACCTACCAGATCAGCTTTCGGCAGCCTTCAGCCAATGCCCTCCAGGCCATCATCCTGACCACGGGCGGGCGCGGCCAGGACACCAACGACCCGCGATTCGCCTCTGCCCTCGTTCCTTCAGCGGCTGCGATGGTCGGCGGAAGTGGCGGCTATATTCCTACCGGTGATGTCCCAGGCCAGTCGCCGGACTCCCTGCGGGGCGCATTTGGCGGATGGATAGTCACCCTGGCCAACTTCGGGATCGCCTCACCTGGTGCCGGCCACCTCGGGGCCTTGACCACCTTCGACTCCAGCAGTCTCGGTCAGGACTTTCTTTATCGGGTAGCCGTGCCCGGCCACGCCGAACTCAACGCCATGCAAACCGACCTGGATATGACGGATCATTCGATTCGAAACGTCCATGAGCTTCAATTTACTGTCCGGACGCTTGATGGTGAAACCTGTGATGAATCAACTGAAGGACGGACGTTTTTGGACAAAGATCAGGGGTTGTACCTGTGTCGCAACGGCAAGTTGGAGGTCATAGGCGATAGCGGAAACAGTTTTTTGCTGAAAAATGCCACCTTGGCCAAGGATGGCGACCTCATCACAAAGCCCGTTTGTGCGCCCGGGACCGAGACTGCTCCTCAGATTTTTGTCGCTCCGTCACTTGCCGCTGCCGGCGCGGAAGCTCCTCCCATCACCGCCTTCCAGGCCTGGGCCATCAGCAAAAGCGAAACAGAATGGGAGGTGCATCTGCGGCTTTTGACCACGGACGATAACTTGGGCTGGATCAATCCTGGCTCGGATTATGGCCGCATCATGGTTTGCACGTTGTGCGGCAAAGGAAATTGATCATGGAAGATCCAAATCAGTACATCGAAACAAAGAGAATGCGAAAATGGCCACTCTACGTGGCGATTGCCGGGATAACGCTCGGGATAGGCATCATGGTCTTTGCCATTGAACATTCCGGGAAGAAAAAAGCGGAAGAAGCCAAAAAGCCGGAAATTCAAATGCGCGACGACAAGCCCCTTGTCAGCACGGACGGGGGGATGGGGTTGGCCAATCCGCCAGCGCCGGCACCTGCTCCGGCCCCGGTCGAGCCAAAGCCGATTGTCGTGGTCAAGGACAAGGACCCCCGCGACACGTCGCGCGAGCTGGACGATCTGCGCCGGCAGAAAGTTCAGGCCGCCATGACCGCGCTTTCCTCTCCGCTCGTGATCCGTAAGGTTTCGGAAAAGGAAGATAAAAAATCAGACGGCAAACAACTGGTCGAGAAGACGATGGACGGCTCACGTCCGGACTCGCGCGAGAGGCCTTCCGACCGGCTTGACCAGCTGGATCGTCTTGAACGTCTCGCGGGCGCTACGAAAGGCGGGGAGTATAATCCCGCTGCCGACCGGGACAAGGAGGCATTTTTCGACCGGGCCAAGGTTTCGGATCGTCAGTGGATCTCGCCCAACACCCGGATGGCGGGGCACCGGTTCGAAGCGAAAACCGGCACAGTGATCCCGGCCTTGATGATCGGCGGCATCAATTCGGATCTGCCCGGCCAGATCATCGCCCAGGTGGCCCAGAACGTCTACGACACGGCGGATGGGCGCTACCTGCTCATCCCGCAGGGTGCGCGCCTCTATGGGGTCTATGACTCCAGGATCATCTATGGGCAGTCCCGAGTCCTTGTTGCCTGGAACCGCATCATCTTTCCCGATGGCTCGGCCATTACCCTCGAATCCATGCCCGGTGCGGACAGCGCCGGCTATAGCGGCTTCGAGGATCAGGTCAATAACCACTATTTCCGCATCTTTGGCGGTGCGCTCCTCATGTCGCTCGTCTCCGGTGGCGCTTCCTGGGCCGTCGATTCCGTCACGCCAAGCGACAACTCAAACAATGGGTCTCCCACGCTGCAACAACAGATGTCGTCCTCTCTGGCAACCCAGCTTGGCCAGACCACCTCGCAGCTCCTCTCGAAAAACATGTCCATCAAGCCGACGCTGGAAATTCGTCCTGGGTACCGCTTCAACGTCATCGTGACCAAGGATCTGGTCTTCAGGGCACCTTATCGGGAGCAGCGTCATGAACCATGACGTGGTGCAATACGGCCTCGGTGGCAGCAAGATCCGCCGACGTACCCTGCGCTGGGGCTATCTATTTTTCATGGTTGTCCTGGCCCTGGCCAGCATGAGCCGGGCCACGCAGCTCGTGGCCTCCCATTTCGGGCCTCAGGCGGCCCTGGGGCAGCCCTGGGGCCAGGCGCTGGGAATCACATGGTATGCACCGTGGAAAATCTTGTCCTGGCATTCGTGGGGTGTCGAGCACGAGGCCGTGAAGCAGGCCGAATCCCAGGCGCAGATGCTGTTTCTGGTGCCGCAGTTCGTGGTGCTGGGATTTGCCTTGCTCGGCATGCGTAAACCAAAGGCAGGGAGAGATATACACGGGTCGGCCCATTGGGCGACCGAGCAGGAAATTCAGGAGATGGGACTCCTGGACGGCCGTGGGGTGTACCTCGGCGGTTGGGTCAAACGCTTTGAGGGAATTTCCGCCCTGTACCGACGGCTCTGTGGATATGCTTCCGAAACACAACGCTATCTACGCCATAATGGTCCGGAGCACGTCCTCCTTTATGCGCCTACCCGGTCCGGCAAGGGTGTAGGCGTCATTCTTCCCACGCTCCTTTCTTTCCCGGATTCCGTAGTGGTTTTGGACATCAAAGGTGAAAACTGGGCGTTGACGTCGGGCTGGCGGCAATCGCAGGGACAAAAAGTCCTCCAATTCGATCCTTCCGATGCCGGAGGAGGATCGGTGAGCTTCAACCCTTTGGATGAGGTTCGTCTCGATACCTTGCTCGCCATCCCCGACGTCCAAAATATCGCCACCATGGTCGTCGACCCGGAAGGCAAGGGTCTTCAGGACCATTGGAGCAAGGCCGGATTTGCTTTTATCGCCGGAGCCTTGTTGCATTGTCTGGTCATGGTGCGCCATCGTGAGAAGCGCACGGCCACCCTTCACGATCTTGGGACGATGTTGGCTGACGAAAGCCGGTCCATTGATGATCTTTTTGAAGAGATGCTCAAAACGGATCATGCCGCGAAGGTGAAGGAGTGCTTTCCGAAAGACCCGACCGGGGGAGATGAAATTCATACCTTTATCGCTTCTTCTGCGAGGGAAATGCTTAACAAAGCTCCCAATGAAGCAAGCGGAGTCGTTTCTACCGCTCTGGTCAACTTGGCTCTTTATCGTGATCCTGTCGTTGCCCTTAATACTTCAAGAAGTGATTTCCGAGTTCAGGACCTCATGAATCATGAGACTCCTGTGAGCCTTTATCTCGTCATGAGTCCGGCCGACGTCAACCGGCTGCGCCCTCTTATCAGATTAATCCTCAATCTCATTATTTCGCGGATCTGCGAGAAGATGGAATTCATAGAAGGCGTCCAGGTAAAACCGAAACGCCGCCTGCTGTTGCTGCTCGATGAGTTTACGAGCATCGGTAAAATGGAAATTGTCAACAAATCCATTGCCTATACTGCCGGCTACGGAATTAATTATCTTATTGTTATCCAGAATATTGAGCAGTTAAACGATACGTATGGAAAGGAAAACGGCATCAAGGGCAATTGCCATGTGCGGGTTGCATATGCCCCAAATACCCTTGAGACGGCCCGGGAACTCTCGGAAATGACCGGGAAGACCACCGTCGTGAGCGAGAAGACCTCATTGTCTGGCTCCCGGAGCGGGCACTTGAAAAATGCTTCCGTAAGCCTTTCCGAAACAGCCCGCCCTTTGTTGACTTCCGATGAATGCCTGCGGTTGCCAGGACTCCAGAAGAAGGGGGACCGAGTGGTCAAGGCTGGCGACGTGCTCATTTTTGTGGCCGGCCGGTCCGCGATTTACGGACGGCAAATTCTCTACTTCCTGGACCCCGTATTCTCCAAACGGGTCAAGGTGCCGGCTCCCGCCAAATCCGATTCCCTATGCCCGGCCGTCGCTGGCCAGGAAGCCAAGCCCGCCATGCAGACGGAACAGCCGGAGGCCGAAAGCGGCTATGCCGCTTATCTCAAAAAGCAGGACAAGCAGGTGGAATCGGCATGAAATACGCCTTTTTGCTTGTCCTGCTCTTGGTTTGCGGCGGTGCCTTTCTTTTTCAGGAAGGCTTTCGGCTCAACGCCACCGCCTCGATGCCAAGGGGCATCTACCGGCTTGTCCCTGGCCATCCTGTGATCGAGCACGGAGATCTCGTCAGCTTCTGCCTGGAAGACGCCTCTTTCGCCGCCCTGGCCCTCGATCGGGGCTACCTACGGCCCGGGTCCTGCCCGGGCGGCCTTGAGCCCTTGCTCAAGCGCATTGCCGGCCTGCCGGGAGACTTCGTGGACATCGGTCCGGACGGTCTCATGGTCAACAGCCGGTTACAGCCGGAGAGCCGGATATGCGTCCAGGACCGCCACGGCCGGCCTCTGCCGCCTGTGGCCCTCCATCCGGGCCGGATACCCGCAGGTATGGCCTTGATCCTATCCGAGGATCATCCCGGTGGATTTGATGGGCGGTATTTTGGCCTGGTCCCCCTTGCCTCACTGCGGAAGGTAAGGCCCGTTCAACTCTTCGACTCCATGGGAGGAAATTGAAGATGGAGAGAGAAATTCTTGCGAGGGCGGCCCGAGCGGTGGATGCCCAGGCTTCCGAAGATCCGAGTCTGGGTGTCCCGGTTGACCCGGACGTGGCGGACTTCATGGGGGCTTTCGAGGAAAAGGCCGTCGGTCTCGATGACCTGGACGAAATCCAGGGAAACGAGGGGGAGGGCGGCCATGGTGCATAAAGACCGCAAACCCTTCCACGAGCAGTTTGCTGAACAGATCATCGAGGACCTCAAGAAGGGAGTCGCTCCTTGGCAAAAGCCCTGGCAGCCCGGGGAGCGGCATGCACCGTTCAATCCCATCTCGGGAACCGTCTACAGCGGCATCAACCGGGTGATGCTTTCGCGCAAAGGATTTGATGAGCCACGCTGGATGACGCTCAAGCAGGCCAATACCATTGGGTGCCGAGTCAGAAAGGGCGAGAAATCCCAACCCATTGTGTACTGGCAGTTTACGAAGGAGGAGCCGGCCAAGGACGATCAGGGAAAGCCTCTTTTGGACGGGGAAGGCAACCAGGTCATGGAACAGGTCCACCTGACCCGCCCCATCATCCGGTTCTCCTCGGTCTTTCATGCGACCCAACTGGAGGGCGAGATGCCTCCCCTTGATCCCGCCACGCTCAGGCCCACCTGGGATCCCAACGAAAAGGCCGAGACCATCCTCGGCAACTCCGGGGCGGTCATCAAGCACAACCAGCGGGATCGGGCGTTTTACAGCCTGCGCACCGATGAGATCAGCCTGCCCCCAAAAGAGCATTTTCCCTCGGGCGATGGCTACTATGCCACGGCGCTCCACGAGCTGGGCCATTGGACCGGTCATCCCTCGCGCCTTGACAGGGAATTTGGCCCTTTCGGCTCCGAACCCTATGCCCGCGAGGAACTCCGGGCGGAAATCGCCTCCTGGATGCTCGGAGAGGATTTGGGCATCGGCCATGATCCGGGCCAGCACGTGGCCTATGTCGATTCCTGGATCAAGGCACTGGAAAAAGATCCTTATGAGATCGTTCGCGCCTGTCGCGATGCGGAGAAAATCAAGCAGCACGTGGTGGCCATGGAACAGAAGCAGGATCTCACGCAGGAAGTCACGCCCGCTCAGGAACAAAATGCCGTCCTTCCTGGCCATGAAAAATCCATGACGCCCACGCAGGCGATGGAGCCTCAGGAACGTGTCCCGGCACAAGGTGTCCCCGAGGCGCCAGACCATCGGACTTATTTGGCCGTCCCCTACCGGGAAAAGAACCGAGCGAAGGCGGCCGGCGCACGGTGGGATGGCAAAGCCAAACTCTGGTACGCGCCAGAAGGTTCGGACATGGCCAAGCTCGGGGCCTGGCTCCCTCAAAACGAACCGGCCCCGGCCGCGACCATGGAACCCGCCGAGGAATTTGCCCAAACGCTCCAGGCGGCCGGGTTCTACCTCAAGGGCCTTCCCGTCATGGATGGCAAGATCCATCGGGTTCCTGTCGTGGGGAAGCCCAATGGGCTCGATGGGGCCTATCAGGGCTTCCTCGATGGCCATCCTGCCGGCTGGTATCAAAACCATGTGACCGGCGAGAAAGCCACATGGAAAGCCCACGGCCATAGCCTTACCGAGGAGCAAAAGGCAGCGCTCAGGCTCGAAGCGGCAGAGCGCAGCCGACAGCGGGAACAGGAACGTGTGGCCCTGCAAGACGCGGTTGCCCGCCGATGCGACCAGGATTTCGAGGCTCTCCCTCCCATCCGGCCCATAGCCGCCATAAACAACCCCTATCTTCTTAGCAAAGGAATTCCTCCGCTGGGCGGCATCAAGGAGTCCCCGGATGGAACGATCCTTCTGATCCCCCTGCACAATGCCCAGGGGACGATCCGCAACGTCCAGGAAATCTCCTGGGGCGGGGAGAAACGTTTTCAGACAGGCGGCGAGAAAAAGGGCTGCTTCTGCCTGATTGATCCCGAAAAGAAACTCGAACACGGGGAACCGGGACAGGAGGGGGAAATCCTTCTGGCCGAGGGGTACGCGACCAGCGCCAGCCTCAATCTGGCGACGGGCAAGCCGGTGGCTGTGGCGTTTGATGCCGGGAACCTGGAGCCTGTGGCCCAGGCGCTTCGGGAAAAGTACCCCATGGCCACCATCACGATCTGCGCGGACAATGACCATGCCCGTGAGCATGGAAACATTGGGGTTGAGAAAGCCCGGCAGGCCGCTCAGGCCGTGGGCGCAAGTGTGGTCGTTCCGATCTTTAATAAAGAGGAGAAAGCCGCAGGCTTGACGGATTTCAACGATCTGCACCAATCGCGCGGACTCCTGGCGGTGGAAGAGCAGGTGGCCCGGGGACGGACCCGGGCGCGGGGACAGCACCAGGAACGGGAGCTGTCGCGTGAACTCTAAACTCCTGTGTGTCGTTTGCAGCCTCGGTCTGTTGCTCCTGGCCGGACAGGCCAGGGCGCAATCCCCGGAAGATCTCGATCTTCTCTTTGACGCGCCCTGTGCCCGCTACGGCGCGCCCAAGGCTTTGGCCCGGGCCATTGCCCATCACGAAAGCGGCCTGCGCCCCTGGGCCATGAACATCGAGGGTAGACCCATCCTGCACGCCTCCAAGGAGCAGGCTTTGGCGGTGGCCCGGGCCGCCCTCCAAGCCGGCCTCTCCTTCGATGTCGGGGTGATGCAAATCAATTCGTGGTGGATCAGGCGCTATCACCTCCCCCTGGAGGTGGTGTTCGAGCCTCGGGGTAACGTCCAGGTCGGCGTCTGGATCTTGGCCCAGTCGATCAAACGCTTTGGCCTCACGTGGCAGGCCGTGGCCACCTACCATACCCCCAATCCGGAACGCGGACGGGCCTATGCCGCCGCCGTGCTTGCCCGCCTGAGCGGGAGACCTGTCGCTGCATCGACCGCGCCCTCGATGGCGGCGGATTCTTCCGCAGCGTCCAAATCCAAATCGTCGCCGGCGGCCTCCGCGTCGCCGTTGCTGGTGAAGCGGTTTCGCCAGCTTGCCAGCAATGAAACCAAACTTGTGAAGTGAGGGTCTCATGAAAAACCTCCTGATCGTCGAATCTCCCGGCAAGATAAAAAAGATCCAGGGATTCCTGGGAAACGACTGGCAGGTCATGGCCAGCGTGGGTCATGTCCGTGACCTTCCCCCGCATGATCTTGGCATCGACGAGGCGGATCTTCGGCCCCGCTACGTCCCTACCGAGAGGGGAAGGACTGTCCTGGCCAAGCTGGCCAGGGCGGTGGAACTCGCGGACTCGGTTTTTTTGGCGACAGACCCTGACCGCGAGGGGGAGGCCATCGCGTGGCATCTGGCGGATGCCCTGGCCCTGCGAAATCCCCAGCGCATCACCTACACCGAAATCACGGAGCAGGCCGTCAAAGGCGCGATTTTAAAGCCTCGCCAATTGGATATGCGGCTGGTTGCCGCACAGGAAGGCCGTCGCGTCTTGGATCGGCTGGTGGGGTACAAGGTTTCGGGGCCCCTGTCTCGCTTGGCCGGCAGAAAATCGTCTGCCGGTCGGGTACAGAGCCCGGCCGTGCGCCTGGTGGTCGAACGTGAACGCGAAATCCGAGCCTTCAAGGTGACCACGCATTATGGGGTGGATCTCATCTTCGACGCCTTGGACAACATCACGCCGGGTTGGAAAGCCGAGTGGAAGGTGAAGCCGTGGCTGGAACCCGGCCAGGAGTATCTGCTCGATAAGGCGCTGGCCACGACGGTGGCCGGCGTACGGAGGGTCACGGTCCTGAGCTGCGAAGAATCCGAGAGCCGCGCCGCGCCGCCAGCGCCGTTCACCACGTCCACTTTGCAGCAGGCGGCCTCGAATGCCCTGAAGATGTCTCCCAAGGAGACCATGGGACTCGCGCAACGGCTGTATGAGGCTGGCCACATTACCTACATGCGTACGGACTCGCCAAATTTGAGCGAGGAGGCGGTGGCTTCCATCCAGGAATACTGCCGCAGCCGGAACTGGCCGGTCGTGGCCAAGCCCAGGCACTGGAAAAGCAAGGAAGGCGCGCAGGAGGCCCATGAGGCCATCCGCCCAACGCACATCGAGATCGAAGAGGCCGGCGAAACCGAGGGAGAGAAGGCCCTTTATGCGCTTATCCGTCAGCGCACGCTGGCCAGCCAGTTGGTGGATGCGGTTTTTGCCGTACGCACCGTGCGGCTTGTCGGGAATCCTGTTGAGGATCGGGGCCCCGAGTTCGAGGCGAAGGGGCGGACCCTGACCAGTCCCGGTTGGAAAGTTGTCCTGGGAGGGGATCAGGCTGACGAAGGAGAAGAGGAGGCGGAAAATCCTGTGCCTAAACTCCAGGCCGGCAGCCAACTGACGGTAGGCGAGGGGAAGGTGACGATCCATAAGACCAAGCCCCCGGCGCGCTTTTCCGAAGCATCACTCGTCAAGGCCCTGGAAGATCGCGGCATCGGACGTCCATCCACGTACGCCGCCATCCTGGAGAACATCCTGCGCCGGGAATACGTGCGGCTGGAAAAGCGCAAGCTGGCCCCCACCCCGGCTGGTGAGGACGTGGTTGATGCGCTGCTTGGCCGCTT encodes:
- a CDS encoding type IV secretory system conjugative DNA transfer family protein, translated to MNHDVVQYGLGGSKIRRRTLRWGYLFFMVVLALASMSRATQLVASHFGPQAALGQPWGQALGITWYAPWKILSWHSWGVEHEAVKQAESQAQMLFLVPQFVVLGFALLGMRKPKAGRDIHGSAHWATEQEIQEMGLLDGRGVYLGGWVKRFEGISALYRRLCGYASETQRYLRHNGPEHVLLYAPTRSGKGVGVILPTLLSFPDSVVVLDIKGENWALTSGWRQSQGQKVLQFDPSDAGGGSVSFNPLDEVRLDTLLAIPDVQNIATMVVDPEGKGLQDHWSKAGFAFIAGALLHCLVMVRHREKRTATLHDLGTMLADESRSIDDLFEEMLKTDHAAKVKECFPKDPTGGDEIHTFIASSAREMLNKAPNEASGVVSTALVNLALYRDPVVALNTSRSDFRVQDLMNHETPVSLYLVMSPADVNRLRPLIRLILNLIISRICEKMEFIEGVQVKPKRRLLLLLDEFTSIGKMEIVNKSIAYTAGYGINYLIVIQNIEQLNDTYGKENGIKGNCHVRVAYAPNTLETARELSEMTGKTTVVSEKTSLSGSRSGHLKNASVSLSETARPLLTSDECLRLPGLQKKGDRVVKAGDVLIFVAGRSAIYGRQILYFLDPVFSKRVKVPAPAKSDSLCPAVAGQEAKPAMQTEQPEAESGYAAYLKKQDKQVESA
- the traF gene encoding conjugative transfer signal peptidase TraF, with protein sequence MKYAFLLVLLLVCGGAFLFQEGFRLNATASMPRGIYRLVPGHPVIEHGDLVSFCLEDASFAALALDRGYLRPGSCPGGLEPLLKRIAGLPGDFVDIGPDGLMVNSRLQPESRICVQDRHGRPLPPVALHPGRIPAGMALILSEDHPGGFDGRYFGLVPLASLRKVRPVQLFDSMGGN
- a CDS encoding zincin-like metallopeptidase domain-containing protein encodes the protein MVHKDRKPFHEQFAEQIIEDLKKGVAPWQKPWQPGERHAPFNPISGTVYSGINRVMLSRKGFDEPRWMTLKQANTIGCRVRKGEKSQPIVYWQFTKEEPAKDDQGKPLLDGEGNQVMEQVHLTRPIIRFSSVFHATQLEGEMPPLDPATLRPTWDPNEKAETILGNSGAVIKHNQRDRAFYSLRTDEISLPPKEHFPSGDGYYATALHELGHWTGHPSRLDREFGPFGSEPYAREELRAEIASWMLGEDLGIGHDPGQHVAYVDSWIKALEKDPYEIVRACRDAEKIKQHVVAMEQKQDLTQEVTPAQEQNAVLPGHEKSMTPTQAMEPQERVPAQGVPEAPDHRTYLAVPYREKNRAKAAGARWDGKAKLWYAPEGSDMAKLGAWLPQNEPAPAATMEPAEEFAQTLQAAGFYLKGLPVMDGKIHRVPVVGKPNGLDGAYQGFLDGHPAGWYQNHVTGEKATWKAHGHSLTEEQKAALRLEAAERSRQREQERVALQDAVARRCDQDFEALPPIRPIAAINNPYLLSKGIPPLGGIKESPDGTILLIPLHNAQGTIRNVQEISWGGEKRFQTGGEKKGCFCLIDPEKKLEHGEPGQEGEILLAEGYATSASLNLATGKPVAVAFDAGNLEPVAQALREKYPMATITICADNDHAREHGNIGVEKARQAAQAVGASVVVPIFNKEEKAAGLTDFNDLHQSRGLLAVEEQVARGRTRARGQHQERELSREL
- a CDS encoding lytic transglycosylase domain-containing protein; this translates as MNSKLLCVVCSLGLLLLAGQARAQSPEDLDLLFDAPCARYGAPKALARAIAHHESGLRPWAMNIEGRPILHASKEQALAVARAALQAGLSFDVGVMQINSWWIRRYHLPLEVVFEPRGNVQVGVWILAQSIKRFGLTWQAVATYHTPNPERGRAYAAAVLARLSGRPVAASTAPSMAADSSAASKSKSSPAASASPLLVKRFRQLASNETKLVK
- the topA gene encoding type I DNA topoisomerase; this translates as MKNLLIVESPGKIKKIQGFLGNDWQVMASVGHVRDLPPHDLGIDEADLRPRYVPTERGRTVLAKLARAVELADSVFLATDPDREGEAIAWHLADALALRNPQRITYTEITEQAVKGAILKPRQLDMRLVAAQEGRRVLDRLVGYKVSGPLSRLAGRKSSAGRVQSPAVRLVVEREREIRAFKVTTHYGVDLIFDALDNITPGWKAEWKVKPWLEPGQEYLLDKALATTVAGVRRVTVLSCEESESRAAPPAPFTTSTLQQAASNALKMSPKETMGLAQRLYEAGHITYMRTDSPNLSEEAVASIQEYCRSRNWPVVAKPRHWKSKEGAQEAHEAIRPTHIEIEEAGETEGEKALYALIRQRTLASQLVDAVFAVRTVRLVGNPVEDRGPEFEAKGRTLTSPGWKVVLGGDQADEGEEEAENPVPKLQAGSQLTVGEGKVTIHKTKPPARFSEASLVKALEDRGIGRPSTYAAILENILRREYVRLEKRKLAPTPAGEDVVDALLGRFGFVDFSYTKGMEENLDALAAGQARYLDVMRQFTSGLDGELSAFLATINHACPECGKPLRRISKASGKDGRGGYDFWGCTGYPDCRATFANEDGKPGGRIEPRQKLPLSAVKCPECGKPLVHRMKEGAKGYNFWGCSGYPNCKVSFPDAGDRPDMQGDKS